The Methanocellales archaeon genome contains a region encoding:
- a CDS encoding translation initiation factor IF-2 subunit beta, which produces MEDYEALLDRARSQIPDIVTEKSRFVVPLPKVFSEGRTTVLDNFGDIADVLNRDMDTFLKFLLQELGTAGKIDGGRAIFQGNFPSDVIKSHIDDYVEEYVICSECRRPDTHLIKSERILMLQCDACGGHRPVKKRRIRTETKKEIEEGEIYEFRIDAIGNKGDGIAKMNKYTIFIPNVSKGSIVKAKIKKISGTLAFAELVEQS; this is translated from the coding sequence ATGGAAGATTATGAAGCACTTCTGGATCGGGCACGAAGCCAAATACCAGACATAGTGACCGAGAAATCCAGATTTGTGGTGCCCCTTCCAAAAGTATTTTCAGAGGGCAGAACGACGGTCTTAGACAATTTTGGAGATATCGCTGACGTTTTAAACAGAGATATGGATACTTTTTTGAAGTTCCTGTTGCAAGAGCTTGGAACCGCCGGGAAGATTGATGGGGGCAGAGCAATATTTCAGGGGAATTTCCCATCTGATGTCATCAAGTCACATATAGATGACTATGTTGAAGAGTATGTGATCTGTTCAGAATGCAGAAGACCTGACACCCATTTGATAAAGAGCGAGCGCATTTTGATGTTACAATGCGATGCATGCGGAGGACATCGACCTGTCAAAAAACGGCGAATTCGCACGGAGACGAAAAAAGAGATCGAGGAAGGGGAGATATACGAGTTTAGGATCGATGCCATCGGCAACAAGGGAGACGGCATAGCAAAAATGAATAAATACACGATATTTATTCCAAATGTCTCCAAGGGCAGCATAGTCAAAGCGAAGATCAAAAAGATATCTGGCACCCTTGCATTTGCGGAGCTCGTTGAGCAAAGTTAG
- a CDS encoding helix-turn-helix transcriptional regulator — protein MYTPEWLAKFAQDIAGNIVMSTEHGSAIQAYRKKYGITQKELGQLLDLRRETISRIENGKVNSTVNFIQNFVGALAIAEATKAYCKGNEIEFPFFERIAKEFGISSTQLDQILGMALEKLEV, from the coding sequence ATGTACACGCCCGAATGGTTGGCCAAGTTTGCGCAGGACATTGCTGGCAACATAGTCATGTCAACGGAGCATGGAAGCGCAATTCAAGCCTACAGAAAAAAGTATGGAATAACTCAAAAAGAACTTGGTCAGTTACTGGACCTTCGCAGAGAAACGATTTCCCGCATTGAGAACGGCAAGGTAAACTCTACTGTGAATTTTATTCAGAATTTTGTTGGCGCATTAGCCATAGCTGAAGCCACCAAGGCGTATTGCAAAGGCAATGAGATCGAGTTTCCCTTTTTTGAACGAATCGCAAAGGAGTTTGGAATTTCCTCCACTCAGCTCGATCAGATTTTGGGCATGGCACTTGAAAAATTGGAGGTCTGA
- the serA gene encoding phosphoglycerate dehydrogenase, whose protein sequence is MKVIVTDPVSQEGIEIIKKEMDVDIATDLTEKELIKRIKDYDALIVRSGTNVTRNVITAGTRLRVIGRAGAGVDNIDVEAATEKGIIVLNAPGGNTTSAAEHTIAMMLALSRKIPQAHASLKKGKWSRSKFMGTEIQDKTLGIIGLGRVGAEVAKKAHALGMHVLACDPFISVDRAESLGASLVEMDVLLERADYVTIHAPRTKDTYHLISDKQFEKMKNGVRIINCARGDIIDEGALLKAIKSGKVAGAALDVFEHEPPEGNPLLELEEVIATPHLGASTQEAQLNVSVAVAEGVLDALKCEPVRNAVNMPSIKAEIKPYLTLAEKLGRLCIQLVDGGIKQIDITYSGDIAEKETNTLTIAVLKGILDTMLAGSVNFVNALMLAKNRGIKVVESKIELSEDFTGLVTVSVTTSRESKSVAGTLFGKKDARIVRINSHRINAAPSGYMLIAPHVDMPGIIGQVGTLLGDNKINIAGMQVGREFIGGNAVMVLNIDSAVSDKILKQIKAIEGIQDVRQVKL, encoded by the coding sequence ATGAAAGTTATAGTCACTGACCCCGTCTCTCAAGAGGGTATTGAGATAATCAAGAAAGAGATGGATGTGGACATAGCAACCGATCTAACTGAAAAAGAGTTGATAAAACGAATTAAAGACTATGACGCGCTCATCGTCAGGAGCGGAACAAATGTAACGAGAAACGTCATAACTGCTGGCACCCGCCTGAGAGTTATAGGGCGAGCTGGCGCAGGTGTCGATAACATAGACGTGGAGGCTGCCACTGAAAAAGGCATCATAGTCCTGAATGCCCCGGGTGGAAACACAACATCCGCGGCAGAGCACACCATAGCAATGATGCTGGCTCTATCGAGAAAAATACCCCAAGCTCATGCATCGCTCAAAAAAGGAAAATGGAGTCGAAGCAAGTTCATGGGTACTGAAATTCAAGATAAAACTCTTGGAATAATAGGGCTTGGCAGGGTGGGAGCCGAAGTTGCAAAAAAGGCTCATGCACTGGGTATGCATGTGCTTGCGTGCGATCCCTTCATATCTGTGGACAGGGCCGAGAGTCTTGGGGCCTCACTGGTGGAGATGGATGTGCTCTTGGAAAGAGCGGATTATGTCACAATTCACGCTCCCCGCACAAAAGACACGTATCACCTCATAAGTGATAAGCAATTCGAGAAAATGAAAAATGGAGTGAGGATAATAAATTGCGCCAGAGGTGATATCATCGATGAGGGCGCATTACTCAAAGCCATCAAAAGCGGAAAGGTTGCAGGTGCAGCCTTAGACGTATTTGAGCATGAGCCTCCGGAAGGCAACCCGCTGTTGGAACTGGAGGAAGTTATCGCTACGCCCCATCTGGGAGCATCTACCCAAGAGGCGCAGTTAAACGTTTCCGTTGCAGTTGCAGAGGGCGTATTAGATGCGTTAAAATGCGAACCAGTCAGAAATGCAGTCAACATGCCTTCGATCAAAGCCGAAATAAAGCCGTACTTGACGTTAGCTGAGAAGTTGGGGCGATTATGCATTCAGCTGGTGGATGGCGGTATAAAGCAAATCGACATTACCTATAGCGGCGATATCGCAGAAAAAGAGACAAACACTCTTACCATCGCCGTGTTAAAGGGCATATTGGATACGATGCTGGCAGGATCGGTTAACTTCGTAAATGCGCTTATGTTAGCGAAGAACAGGGGCATCAAGGTCGTAGAAAGCAAAATCGAGCTTAGTGAAGACTTCACAGGACTGGTTACGGTCTCGGTAACGACATCCAGAGAAAGCAAGAGCGTTGCAGGAACGCTATTCGGGAAAAAGGATGCCAGGATCGTGCGAATTAACTCCCACAGGATAAATGCAGCCCCATCGGGTTATATGTTAATTGCGCCCCATGTCGATATGCCTGGAATTATCGGGCAGGTGGGAACCCTCCTGGGGGATAACAAGATCAATATTGCCGGAATGCAGGTTGGGCGAGAATTCATCGGTGGCAATGCTGTGATGGTGCTGAATATAGACAGCGCGGTTTCGGATAAGATATTGAAGCAAATAAAAGCGATAGAAGGGATACAGGATGTCAGGCAAGTGAAGCTCTAA
- a CDS encoding 50S ribosomal protein L16, giving the protein MARKPASMYRDIRDRAYTRRKYMGGVPGSKVVQFDMGNLTEDFPVQLTLVSEESCQIMDRALEAARIAANRLLLRDVGRLDFHLKLRVYPHQVLRENKQATGAGADRVSDGMRRAFGKAVGTAARVSAGQKIMTLGVNAQHFLNAKSALVRAGHKLPTPCRIIVEKGAEQVS; this is encoded by the coding sequence ATGGCTAGAAAACCAGCGAGTATGTACCGGGATATAAGAGACAGAGCATACACACGTCGTAAATACATGGGCGGCGTACCGGGTAGCAAGGTCGTTCAATTTGACATGGGGAATCTGACGGAAGATTTTCCGGTCCAATTAACATTGGTGTCAGAGGAGTCCTGCCAAATCATGGACAGAGCCCTCGAGGCGGCACGCATTGCTGCAAACAGGCTTTTGCTTAGAGATGTAGGCCGCTTGGACTTCCACCTGAAGCTTAGGGTCTATCCCCACCAGGTCCTCAGGGAAAACAAACAAGCGACCGGTGCTGGTGCCGATCGTGTATCGGATGGAATGCGAAGAGCTTTTGGGAAAGCAGTAGGAACGGCAGCCAGGGTTAGTGCAGGGCAGAAAATCATGACTTTGGGAGTAAATGCGCAACACTTTCTCAATGCCAAAAGTGCCCTGGTCAGGGCAGGCCATAAATTGCCTACTCCCTGCCGAATAATTGTAGAAAAGGGCGCAGAGCAGGTTTCATAG
- the mfnA gene encoding tyrosine decarboxylase MfnA: MDERGISEEEILDFLCQVRAKEAPFNRVFSSMCTRPHPLAIRVHQKFVETNLGDAHLFSGTKELETRVIEMLASLLGAQKAFGYITTGGTESNIQALRVARDLNSKRKPNVIVPASAHFSFEKAAKILGLELRKASLDKCYRVDLASVENLIDENTIALVGIAGTTEYGQIDPIEQLSEIALSEDLFLHVDAAFGGLIIPFLKEDYKFDFRLEGVSSITVDPHKMGASTIASGGLLFRYGEQMDQLMVSAYQEEKQHSLTGTRSGASVAATYAVFKHLGRRGYKRIVDTCMRLTRVAEKRGISLGAVPVIEPVLNVLALQVPNLKEVLSKLERRKWYVSETIKPKALRLIIMPHITEESLGEFLDDLEEVMNDVK, from the coding sequence GTGGATGAACGGGGGATTTCCGAAGAGGAAATACTGGATTTCCTATGCCAGGTCAGGGCCAAGGAGGCGCCGTTCAATCGAGTATTTAGTTCGATGTGCACTAGGCCACACCCACTGGCCATCCGCGTTCATCAGAAGTTCGTAGAAACGAATTTGGGAGATGCACATCTTTTCTCCGGCACCAAGGAGCTGGAAACCCGTGTAATAGAGATGCTTGCCTCTCTTTTGGGTGCGCAAAAAGCCTTCGGATATATCACTACGGGGGGGACTGAATCGAATATCCAGGCTCTTCGGGTAGCAAGGGACCTGAACTCCAAAAGGAAACCAAACGTAATAGTTCCTGCATCGGCGCATTTTTCCTTTGAGAAGGCAGCGAAAATTCTCGGGCTGGAGTTAAGAAAAGCATCGTTGGATAAATGCTATCGAGTGGACCTAGCATCCGTGGAAAACCTTATCGATGAAAACACCATAGCACTTGTGGGAATAGCTGGCACCACTGAGTACGGACAGATAGACCCAATCGAGCAATTATCAGAGATCGCCTTGTCAGAGGACCTATTTCTACATGTGGATGCTGCCTTCGGTGGCCTTATCATCCCTTTCTTAAAGGAAGACTATAAATTTGATTTTAGGCTGGAGGGGGTATCATCGATCACAGTGGATCCGCATAAGATGGGCGCCAGCACCATAGCTTCAGGCGGCTTGCTATTTCGATATGGAGAGCAGATGGACCAGTTAATGGTTTCAGCTTATCAGGAAGAAAAACAACACTCACTCACAGGAACCAGGTCCGGCGCTTCCGTAGCAGCGACCTATGCGGTTTTCAAGCATCTCGGACGCAGGGGCTACAAACGCATCGTGGATACGTGCATGCGGCTGACCAGGGTTGCAGAGAAGAGGGGCATAAGTCTTGGAGCCGTTCCCGTCATCGAACCCGTGCTCAATGTCCTTGCACTCCAAGTCCCAAATTTGAAGGAGGTCTTATCAAAACTGGAGAGAAGAAAGTGGTATGTATCAGAGACCATTAAACCGAAAGCGCTTAGATTGATCATAATGCCACATATAACTGAAGAAAGTTTAGGAGAATTCCTTGACGATTTAGAGGAGGTAATGAACGATGTTAAATAG
- the hpt gene encoding hypoxanthine/guanine phosphoribosyltransferase gives MLNRLKESLLNASVIKRGEYPYFIHPITDGVPELRSDLIREVGAYILKIANVDVDKIVTIEAMGIHIGTALSLSTDIPLVIIRKKKYDLPGEIVINQSTGYSKGQLYMNGIHKGDEVLIVDDVISTGGTMLATIKAIEKTGAEIKDIAVVISRGDGAQKIKERGYPLKVLARVEVSEGKAVLC, from the coding sequence ATGTTAAATAGGCTAAAAGAATCCTTGCTGAATGCATCCGTGATCAAACGCGGAGAATACCCCTATTTCATCCATCCCATAACTGATGGCGTGCCGGAATTACGATCTGATCTGATCCGAGAGGTGGGCGCTTACATTCTCAAGATAGCGAACGTGGATGTGGACAAGATAGTCACAATAGAGGCCATGGGCATCCATATCGGAACAGCCCTTTCGTTATCCACAGATATTCCATTGGTGATCATCAGAAAAAAGAAATACGACCTGCCGGGGGAAATTGTCATCAATCAATCAACAGGCTATTCCAAAGGTCAATTGTACATGAATGGCATTCATAAAGGAGATGAAGTGCTGATCGTCGACGATGTCATAAGTACCGGAGGCACGATGCTGGCAACGATCAAAGCCATAGAAAAGACGGGTGCGGAGATCAAGGACATAGCTGTTGTAATCAGTAGGGGAGACGGGGCACAGAAAATCAAAGAGAGGGGGTACCCTCTTAAAGTATTAGCTAGAGTGGAAGTTTCTGAGGGCAAGGCCGTCCTCTGTTAA
- a CDS encoding beta-ribofuranosylaminobenzene 5'-phosphate synthase, producing the protein MIRIVTPSRIHITLIDLNGSLGRVDGGIGIALDHPSIVISAEKADEVTVEGRSALSEQIRKGAELISRNHGGIHIKVEEDIPPHVGFGSGTQAYLAGGMAANVLYGLGLSVREIAKRVQRGGTSGIGVTAFERGGFILDGGHRFDEKGFMPSSASYALPPPVLFHHDFPDWSIVLVIPPAKGASGIREVNIFKEECPIPLGEVQAISHIILMKLLPALIEKDLRAFGDSINRIQKIGFKRREVSLQPQAREIMEVLLRSGAAGAGMSSFGPLIYGITDSPSEVEKAARDQLDGRVEILTTRARNSGASIR; encoded by the coding sequence ATGATTAGAATCGTGACGCCATCCAGAATACACATCACACTGATCGACCTGAATGGATCCTTGGGAAGGGTGGACGGCGGCATCGGCATTGCTCTCGATCACCCCTCCATCGTGATCTCAGCTGAAAAAGCTGATGAAGTAACCGTAGAGGGCAGGAGCGCATTGTCAGAGCAGATAAGAAAGGGCGCAGAGCTGATATCCAGAAATCATGGAGGCATCCACATCAAAGTCGAGGAGGACATTCCCCCCCACGTGGGATTTGGCTCTGGCACACAAGCCTATCTCGCAGGGGGGATGGCTGCCAATGTGCTCTATGGTCTGGGATTATCCGTCAGAGAGATTGCAAAGAGGGTCCAAAGAGGGGGTACATCTGGCATAGGCGTCACTGCATTTGAGAGGGGGGGTTTCATCCTTGATGGGGGCCATCGATTCGACGAGAAAGGTTTCATGCCCTCATCAGCCAGTTATGCTTTACCGCCTCCTGTCCTCTTTCACCATGACTTTCCGGACTGGAGCATCGTGCTGGTGATTCCCCCTGCTAAAGGAGCATCCGGCATACGCGAGGTGAACATATTCAAGGAGGAGTGCCCCATTCCTTTGGGAGAGGTGCAAGCCATCTCGCACATCATTCTAATGAAGCTGCTGCCAGCTTTAATCGAAAAAGACTTAAGGGCTTTTGGAGACTCCATTAACCGGATTCAAAAAATTGGCTTCAAGAGAAGAGAAGTGAGCCTGCAACCCCAAGCCAGAGAGATCATGGAGGTCCTGCTCCGGAGCGGTGCAGCAGGGGCAGGAATGAGTTCGTTTGGCCCCCTCATTTACGGGATTACGGACTCTCCGTCAGAGGTGGAAAAAGCTGCCAGGGACCAACTGGATGGAAGGGTAGAAATATTGACGACGCGAGCAAGAAATAGTGGGGCATCGATAAGATAG
- the ppsA gene encoding phosphoenolpyruvate synthase — protein MVIVWLEEVRSKDVALVGGKGASLGEMMNEELPVPRGFAVTAHAFRQFLDETGIAKRLFESLEIDVDDSEALKNAAKRAKSLILNAEMPSEMKAAILEAYDKLCEREGEAVFVAVRSSATAEDLPNASFAGQQETFLNIHGGKAVLEAVKRCWGSLYGARAIFYRAKQGFEHEHVNIAVIIQTMVDADKAGVLFTSHPTSGEPTTIIEADWGLGEAVVSGAVSPDNYVVDRRTKKIVQRHIATKNLMHVKDKDTGKTVQKKVPDDMKDKPVLTDGEVMKLTELGEIVENHYGAPQDVEWAIADGKIYMLQSRPITTIQKKAERGESGGTGELILEGIGASPGLAYGNVEIISKLDELDKVGEGDILVTQMTTPDMVTAMKRAVGVITDEGGLTCHAAIVSRELGTPCIVGTKKGTKVLKDVKVVTIDGEKGHVYKGKVEQAIVKEEGVAAPVARARQVTVTEVKVNISIPEAAERAAATGADGVGLLRIEHMILGLGKHPALYIKEGKSEEYVDELVKGIRIVADAFYPRSVWVRTLDAPTDEFKSMQGGEDEPVEHNPMMGWRGIRRDLSDVGHFKLELQAFKKLYALGYDNIGIMLPMVQHPKELRKAKQIMVESGLELDKIELGIMVETPASALVIDQFIEEGLDFISFGTNDLTQYTLAVDRNNENVADLYEETHPAVIKLIEDVIKECNRAGVKTSICGQAGSSPSMAKKLVELGITSISANVDAVESVREAVLRSEKAILLNVARRS, from the coding sequence ATGGTAATCGTATGGTTGGAAGAGGTAAGGTCTAAGGATGTTGCCTTGGTTGGCGGAAAAGGCGCCAGCCTCGGTGAGATGATGAACGAAGAGCTGCCGGTTCCAAGGGGTTTTGCAGTAACAGCACACGCGTTCAGACAATTCCTAGATGAGACGGGGATTGCAAAAAGGTTGTTTGAGTCATTGGAAATAGATGTGGATGATTCTGAGGCTCTCAAGAATGCAGCGAAAAGGGCTAAAAGCCTGATACTCAATGCTGAAATGCCTTCTGAGATGAAGGCAGCCATCTTGGAGGCATATGATAAATTATGCGAGAGGGAGGGCGAGGCAGTTTTTGTTGCCGTTCGCTCATCGGCCACAGCTGAGGATTTACCAAATGCATCCTTTGCCGGCCAACAAGAGACTTTTCTCAACATTCATGGAGGGAAAGCCGTTTTAGAGGCGGTGAAGAGGTGTTGGGGTTCATTGTATGGTGCGAGGGCGATATTCTATAGGGCAAAGCAGGGATTTGAGCATGAGCATGTGAATATTGCCGTCATCATCCAGACAATGGTGGATGCGGACAAAGCTGGTGTATTGTTTACCTCACACCCCACTTCCGGGGAGCCCACGACGATTATCGAAGCTGACTGGGGGTTAGGTGAAGCGGTTGTCTCTGGAGCGGTGTCACCTGACAATTATGTTGTCGATAGGCGGACGAAAAAAATCGTCCAACGCCACATCGCAACCAAGAACCTCATGCACGTCAAAGACAAAGACACTGGAAAGACCGTCCAAAAGAAGGTTCCAGATGATATGAAGGACAAACCAGTTTTGACCGATGGTGAGGTGATGAAGCTGACCGAACTCGGGGAGATCGTGGAAAACCATTACGGTGCACCTCAGGATGTGGAATGGGCCATAGCAGATGGAAAAATCTACATGTTGCAATCTCGCCCAATTACCACCATCCAAAAAAAGGCTGAGAGGGGAGAATCAGGGGGGACAGGAGAACTGATTTTAGAGGGGATTGGCGCTTCACCTGGTCTTGCTTATGGAAACGTTGAGATCATATCAAAACTTGATGAGTTGGACAAGGTGGGAGAGGGAGACATTTTAGTAACCCAAATGACAACGCCCGACATGGTTACAGCAATGAAGAGGGCCGTAGGAGTCATAACCGATGAAGGGGGATTGACTTGTCACGCCGCCATAGTATCCCGAGAACTTGGAACCCCGTGCATTGTTGGCACCAAAAAAGGTACGAAGGTGCTGAAGGATGTGAAGGTGGTGACGATCGACGGTGAAAAGGGACATGTGTATAAAGGGAAAGTAGAGCAAGCTATCGTCAAAGAAGAGGGAGTCGCAGCGCCAGTAGCAAGAGCAAGACAAGTCACGGTCACCGAGGTCAAGGTGAACATATCGATTCCAGAGGCTGCAGAGAGAGCAGCGGCCACCGGGGCAGATGGGGTAGGGTTGCTGAGGATTGAGCACATGATTCTAGGGCTGGGCAAACACCCCGCATTATACATCAAAGAAGGTAAATCGGAAGAGTACGTTGACGAACTGGTCAAAGGAATCCGCATCGTTGCAGATGCGTTTTACCCCAGATCCGTCTGGGTGAGAACGCTGGATGCTCCGACCGATGAATTCAAGAGCATGCAAGGCGGCGAGGATGAGCCAGTCGAGCACAACCCCATGATGGGGTGGCGAGGTATCAGGCGCGATCTAAGTGATGTGGGGCATTTCAAGCTCGAACTACAGGCATTCAAGAAATTGTATGCGCTAGGGTATGATAACATTGGCATAATGCTCCCAATGGTACAGCATCCGAAGGAGTTGAGGAAGGCAAAGCAGATCATGGTTGAATCTGGCTTGGAGTTGGATAAGATCGAGTTAGGAATCATGGTTGAAACACCCGCATCCGCATTGGTTATCGATCAATTCATCGAAGAAGGCCTCGACTTCATCTCATTTGGCACAAATGACCTAACTCAATACACGCTTGCCGTTGATAGGAACAATGAGAATGTTGCAGACCTATATGAGGAGACTCATCCTGCTGTAATAAAGCTAATAGAGGATGTTATCAAGGAGTGCAACAGGGCAGGTGTAAAAACATCCATTTGCGGACAAGCTGGTTCCTCCCCTTCCATGGCAAAGAAATTGGTTGAGCTTGGCATAACCAGCATATCTGCCAACGTAGATGCCGTTGAGTCGGTCAGGGAAGCTGTTCTAAGGTCTGAAAAAGCGATACTTCTCAATGTTGCGAGGAGATCTTAA